The Geotrypetes seraphini chromosome 6, aGeoSer1.1, whole genome shotgun sequence genome includes a window with the following:
- the ANKRD23 gene encoding ankyrin repeat domain-containing protein 23 isoform X2, with protein sequence MELISIQQLVSNERNEEKVRGCEVLAEDLTPEVRWQKRSILGVKEIIKQEKQKAEDEKRKKIENFNNSRIRLESLEDLQSFIRVRKEKKPRIKKEPVPPKLEPQETSEPVDVPLFLLAALEDRVLLVNKYLSDGGNPNVHDQFLCTALHRACLRGHQQIVENLLNAGATLEPMDMLGGTPLHWACRGGQLEIIKLLLNRGAKIHHKDKLWSTPLHVAVRTGHCDCVEHLIGCGANINTQDKEGDTPIHDAVRLGRFKAMQMLLMYRANLTIRNEEGLTPVEMVKDWQTGIREILQSCADRWHSAPRN encoded by the exons GTGAGCAATGAGAGGAATGAGGAGAAGGTGAGAGGATGTGAGGTGTTGGCTGAAGATCTCACCCCAGAGGTCAGATGGCAGAAGCGAAGCATTCTGGGAGTCAAGGAAATTATCAAACAAGAAAAACAGAAGGCAGAAGATGAGAAGAGGAAGAAG ATTGAGAACTTCAATAATTCACGGATCCGTCTGGAAAGCCTGGAGGATCTGCAGAGTTTCATTCGTGTAAGGAAAGAGAAGAAACCAAGGATAAAAAAGGAGCCTGTCCCCCCGAAACTTGAGCCCCAGGAGACT TCAGAGCCAGTGGATGTGCCATTGTTTCTTCTGGCTGCACTGGAAGATAGAGTCCTGTTGGTAAACAAGTACCTGTCTGACGGAGGAAATCCCAATGTCCATGATCAG TTTTTGTGTACCGCATTACATCGTGCCTGTCTACGGGGTCACCAGCAAATTGTTGAGAATTTGTTGAATGCAGGAGCAACGCTGGAGCCGATGGACATG CTGGGGGGAACACCATTGCATTGGGCCTGCCGAGGAGGACAACTAGAGATCATCAaactgctgctgaacaggggagcAAAAATTCACCACAAAGACAAG TTGTGGAGCACACCTCTACATGTTGCTGTTCGAACAGGACATTGTGACTGTGTGGAGCATCTCATCGGCTGTGGAGCAAATATCAACACACAAGACAAG GAAGGTGACACACCAATACATGATGCTGTCCGGCTTGGCCGTTTCAAGGCTATGCAGATGCTGCTCATGTACAGAGCAAACCTCACTATCAGAAATGAG GAGGGTCTTACCCCGGTGGAGATGGTGAAAGACTGGCAGACAGGCATCAGGGAGATTCTACAGTCTTGTGCAGACAGATGGCACTCGGCGCCCAGAAACTAA
- the ANKRD23 gene encoding ankyrin repeat domain-containing protein 23 isoform X1, which yields MELISIQQLVSNERNEEKVRGCEVLAEDLTPEVRWQKRSILGVKEIIKQEKQKAEDEKRKKIENFNNSRIRLESLEDLQSFIRVRKEKKPRIKKEPVPPKLEPQETSEPVDVPLFLLAALEDRVLLVNKYLSDGGNPNVHDQFLCTALHRACLRGHQQIVENLLNAGATLEPMDMLGGTPLHWACRGGQLEIIKLLLNRGAKIHHKDKLWSTPLHVAVRTGHCDCVEHLIGCGANINTQDKEGDTPIHDAVRLGRFKAMQMLLMYRANLTIRNEVESFFLPSAPWAFLLEITCLLFSMPLLPLTPQTDHILHSFVLLTSALNLLLHT from the exons GTGAGCAATGAGAGGAATGAGGAGAAGGTGAGAGGATGTGAGGTGTTGGCTGAAGATCTCACCCCAGAGGTCAGATGGCAGAAGCGAAGCATTCTGGGAGTCAAGGAAATTATCAAACAAGAAAAACAGAAGGCAGAAGATGAGAAGAGGAAGAAG ATTGAGAACTTCAATAATTCACGGATCCGTCTGGAAAGCCTGGAGGATCTGCAGAGTTTCATTCGTGTAAGGAAAGAGAAGAAACCAAGGATAAAAAAGGAGCCTGTCCCCCCGAAACTTGAGCCCCAGGAGACT TCAGAGCCAGTGGATGTGCCATTGTTTCTTCTGGCTGCACTGGAAGATAGAGTCCTGTTGGTAAACAAGTACCTGTCTGACGGAGGAAATCCCAATGTCCATGATCAG TTTTTGTGTACCGCATTACATCGTGCCTGTCTACGGGGTCACCAGCAAATTGTTGAGAATTTGTTGAATGCAGGAGCAACGCTGGAGCCGATGGACATG CTGGGGGGAACACCATTGCATTGGGCCTGCCGAGGAGGACAACTAGAGATCATCAaactgctgctgaacaggggagcAAAAATTCACCACAAAGACAAG TTGTGGAGCACACCTCTACATGTTGCTGTTCGAACAGGACATTGTGACTGTGTGGAGCATCTCATCGGCTGTGGAGCAAATATCAACACACAAGACAAG GAAGGTGACACACCAATACATGATGCTGTCCGGCTTGGCCGTTTCAAGGCTATGCAGATGCTGCTCATGTACAGAGCAAACCTCACTATCAGAAATGAGGTTGAgtcttttttcctcccctctgCTCCCTGGGCTTTCTTACTGGAAATCACTTGTCTGCTTTTCTCCATGCCTCTGCTCCCTCTTACTCCTCAAACTGACCACATCCTTCATTCATTTGTTCTCCTGACCTCTGCTCTAAACCTTCTTCTCCATACTTAA